The Pyramidobacter piscolens W5455 genome includes a region encoding these proteins:
- the sufU gene encoding Fe-S cluster assembly sulfur transfer protein SufU, translating to MESRTFYNEVLTEHNVRPAHKRALAGECFSLEGVNPSCGDDITLSLRVEDGVIVDGAFEGDGCAISQASADIMLDLVIGRTKEEALRLSDVFRRMIQGAASEAEIEELEEAGALRDVSHMPARVKCAVLGWHTLDEILRNPDKAVGQR from the coding sequence ATGGAAAGTAGAACATTTTACAACGAAGTTCTCACCGAACACAACGTGCGCCCCGCGCACAAGCGCGCGCTGGCAGGCGAGTGTTTCTCGCTGGAAGGTGTCAACCCGTCCTGCGGCGACGACATCACGCTCAGCCTCAGGGTCGAAGACGGCGTCATCGTCGACGGCGCCTTCGAGGGCGACGGCTGCGCGATCTCGCAGGCTTCCGCGGACATCATGCTCGATCTCGTCATCGGCCGCACGAAAGAGGAAGCCCTGCGCCTGTCGGACGTCTTCCGGCGCATGATCCAGGGCGCGGCCTCCGAGGCGGAGATCGAAGAGCTCGAAGAGGCCGGCGCGCTGCGCGACGTCTCCCACATGCCGGCGCGCGTCAAGTGCGCCGTGCTGGGGTGGCACACCCTGGACGAGATCCTGAGGAACCCCGATAAAGCCGTCGGGCAGCGCTGA
- a CDS encoding nucleoside hydrolase translates to MKFFALRRLRAFLTLTAVTVACSGAAAAEKVLLDTDMVEAFDDGIAMLMLARAPQVELLGVTTVVGNTWVEEGTAYALRQLEAVKLEWKVPVAMGFAEATRRGRAEGLGEERRLFGEGHDDWMGAYSHPRPESWQAAYKAMYGVEPKCAPVKEHAVDLMIDCVKRNPGEVTIVEIGSCGNLAAAVRRAPEIVPLIKRVIYMGGSVFQEGNVTPAAEFNWWFDPEAARSCLRTPFKEQIIVPLDVCEKIRFDGPRLLDVIGRVKNEIIAPMLRRKYDLFFADNPDYVIYVWDVIAAAIFVDPSLIAEEVSYPVDVDDQFGLSYGKVYAFKGKAPVGARSARIILTVDEGRLWEMIYKLCDEL, encoded by the coding sequence ATGAAGTTTTTTGCTTTAAGGCGGTTGCGGGCGTTTCTGACCCTGACGGCGGTGACGGTGGCGTGTTCCGGAGCGGCCGCCGCCGAGAAGGTTCTTCTCGACACCGACATGGTGGAGGCTTTTGACGACGGCATTGCCATGCTCATGCTGGCCCGAGCGCCGCAGGTCGAGCTGCTCGGAGTGACGACGGTCGTCGGCAACACCTGGGTTGAAGAGGGAACGGCCTATGCCCTGCGCCAGCTTGAAGCCGTCAAGCTCGAATGGAAGGTGCCCGTGGCGATGGGATTTGCCGAGGCCACGCGCCGCGGCCGCGCCGAAGGGCTTGGAGAAGAGCGACGTCTTTTCGGCGAAGGGCACGACGACTGGATGGGCGCCTATTCCCACCCGCGCCCCGAATCATGGCAGGCTGCCTACAAGGCGATGTACGGCGTCGAGCCCAAATGCGCCCCCGTCAAGGAACACGCGGTTGACCTCATGATCGACTGCGTCAAACGCAACCCCGGCGAGGTGACGATCGTCGAAATCGGCTCCTGCGGCAATCTCGCCGCGGCCGTGCGTCGGGCGCCGGAAATTGTGCCGCTGATCAAGCGCGTGATCTACATGGGCGGCTCGGTCTTTCAGGAAGGCAACGTCACGCCGGCGGCGGAGTTCAACTGGTGGTTCGATCCTGAAGCGGCCCGCAGTTGCCTGCGCACGCCCTTTAAGGAGCAAATCATCGTCCCGCTCGACGTCTGCGAGAAGATCCGTTTCGACGGCCCCCGCCTGCTCGACGTGATAGGGCGCGTAAAGAACGAGATAATCGCGCCGATGCTGCGGCGCAAGTATGACCTTTTCTTCGCCGATAATCCCGATTACGTGATTTACGTCTGGGACGTGATCGCGGCGGCGATCTTTGTGGATCCGTCGCTGATCGCCGAGGAAGTCTCGTATCCCGTGGACGTGGACGACCAGTTCGGCCTGAGCTACGGCAAGGTTTACGCCTTCAAAGGGAAAGCCCCCGTCGGCGCTCGGAGTGCCCGCATTATCCTGACGGTCGACGAGGGACGGCTGTGGGAAATGATCTACAAGCTCTGCGACGAGCTTTAA